TCGTATCGGTGACTTGGTTTTCCGAGCCGATAACAGATACATGACTGATGTTTGTGCCCACATTTTTGAAACCGTTAAGAAGATTGTAATCGCTTGCGGCATTTTCCGCGCCGGTCAGCGTATTATTGACGCCCATCAGCTGGGAGGCCTTGGCATAATTCGCTTTATTTCCCCCGCCGATGGCAAGAACGGCGCCACCGCCATTGGAAGATTTTACCGTATTACGGAGTTTATCCGCCAAATCCTTGGCGGAAGCTCCGCCACCCGTAATCCCGGAAAGTGTACCTATTGAATTTTCAATTTCATTCCCCGCGCCAAAAATCAGCGCGCCATTCGCGTTATTCGTTCTGTTCGCAATGCCCACCACACTGTTGGCGATTCCGGATAACTTGTCTGATGAACCGTCAGATTCGATACTGTTGAGCGAGCCTACAATACTGGCTCCCATATTTTGTATGCCATAGGGCGAGAAACGGCTACCATTGTATTTCCCTGAAATAATCGAATACGTCCCGAGGACGGAGGAAAACGCGCCCTGATTATAGCTGTTCGCGCCGATTGTCGTGGCATTAATGTTGATGTTTTTCGATTTCACTTTTTGCACATCGGAGCCGTCGACGTCTGTATCTCCCAATTTTCCTATGTATTTATGGTCGCCGATCATGGTGCTTCCGGACCGGGCATACGCGTTCTGCCCGATAGCGATGCTGCTCGCCAACTTTGTCACATCTTCCTGATTAAATTTGAAAAGTTTTTCCTGATTTCCCCACAGATTTTCGACAAAGGCGTTCTTGCCTATGGCAACGCTGCCTTCCTGCATGACATAATCATCAATTTGCACATGATCGCCAATCGCAACCGCCCCGTTTTTGCCGTTATTATTCCGTAACGAAATGCCATTGCCGATTTGGACATTCTGGTTGCCCGGTTCGACGAAGGTCGTCACTCCGTCAATCGCCGCGTATGCCACGCCGGGGATGAAACCCAACGCAAGAACCGCCATGACGGCCGCGATGGATTTTCTTTGCCGACTTGCGGCCGCTTTCCCGTGGCCTTTCGCGATTTCAGATGTCACTACCCAAGCGCCCTTTACCTTACTCCACACAAGTTTGTAGATTTTGTTCATGTTTGTCTCCTATACTTTTTTGAATTCTTTCCGAATCACCATTTTGTCCGATAGAAAATGAACCTTCCGAAGGACTTCCAGATATGCTTTCTTGCATACTTTATCGTCTTGGAGTAAGCACTTCCTTTCATAAAGACTTGCGTTTGCTTGGAAATTGTGACTATTTCCGGCAACCTCTTTGCGATCTTAACGCATAATTATGATTCTATATACAAATACTTATCTATATTATAGGTCGATTATACTTATCTATATTATAGGTCGATTACAGATTAATTCCCCCCCTATCTCTATATAAATTTCGCATGTTATATATGATTTTAACGCATTGGTACGTGAGCATGCATTCTAAGCGCTGACAGAATTTGAGGGATCCGCCTTTGTGATAACGGATGCCCGTTTTTGTAGTCGAAAGAATAAAAAAAGAACCTCTTAACAGATTCCTTGTGTTTTATTCTTTATAAAAACAGTTTTCTAAATCTAAAACTTATGGTATTCTAATCACAAATGGTTTTGTCAGATGCCATGGTTGATTCTGCAAAAAATACACGCGGCATTCGCGACAAAAACGGAAAGCGTTACCAGAAAGGGGTGCTACTATGGATGAAAACAACCGAAAGTCGGAACAGGTAAACGAGGAAGTTGATTCTTCAGTAATGGATGATGCCACCGCGAAGGAGACCGAATCGCAGGCGGAACCGGTAGAGGAACGCATCATCGAAAGGACGACGATCATCAAAGAAGTCCCTGTGAACAAAGGTGTAAATCGGGTAGTGTATATCCTGTTAGCTTTTTTCTTCGGTACGATCGGAGTGCATCGTTTTTATGCGGGCCATGCTTTTGCTGGAATATGCTATCTTCTTTGCAGCATCATCGGCTGGAGCCTGACATGGTTCTTAGGAATCGGCTTTATTATATTGGGCATTGAACTGATATTTTGTCTGTATGACATCGTGCGGGCCGCTTTCGCATCCGCAGATGCGAACGGCCAGATCCATGTATAAGCCGACATACCGATTTAATGGGTACGGTTCAGGTGCATGTTTTTCTTTTCTTTAGCTTTTTCAAATGATCAATAACGGAACACGAAAAAGACCGTGAATGTGCGTTCACGGTCTTTTTGTTTCGCGGAATAATCCGCATCCTCTTTGATTAACCTTTTTTCTAAGCTGCGTGTTCTTCAAGCTTCTGTTTGATCGCTTTGAACTTATTCAGATGCACTTCGTGGCTAAAGTTTTCTGTCAATATTTCATACGAGGCATCAAAAAATTTCTTGACATCTTTTTTAGCGCTCATCCCCGCCATCATATAAATGATATAAATGCCCTGTAAAATCGCCTTGGTCACCATCGGATCTCCACCGGAGTAGGAAATAATCTGGCTGAATGCAAGGTATAACTCATCTTCGACAGAATAACTTTGGTAGATTATTTTGGTATCTTCACCTTCTTTGAGAACTATAAATTGATTATCTGTGGCCAAGAGCTTCCCCAGCAACGATGACATTTTATTGATACATGTAATCGCGGTATTGGGATCATTTATCCCGGGGCTCAACGCCATGTTCGCAATTTCGGTAAGTTTGACAATGCCCTGATGATAGTCTTCTTCTTCATTGTTGTACATGTTTATTAAAAACAATGCACTGATTTTTTCTTTCAGCTCTTCCGTTTTTTCAGTATTTAATTCCCCTTGAAAAATTTTTAAATCGCCCAAGGATTCGCCTTCGGCTGCGTATTCACTAATTCTCTTATCGATGACCAGCTCCGCTTTGATCCCTTTAAGCTCTTTTAAAATATCATCCTCATTTATTTTGAACAGATACCCCGAACTCCCTGCTACGATAGGGATCTCGGTTGCTTGTTCATCTTCTTTATAATGTTCCGCCTTTTTTCTGAGTTCTACCTGTTCGTCAATAAGCTTGTCACAGTCAGCATAGACCGCTTCGATAATATTTGAAATTTTAATGTTATCGATAACCTGTTTGGAAAACGTGATAAACCCCATCATTGCAATGATGAGATACGCGATCCCGAAACTTCCGGCAACGACACGTTGATCCGGTCCGAGACCTTGTAAAAGCAAAATACTGATCGCGGAATAAAAGAAGCCGCTGACAAATACACCGTATAAACCGATCACTCCCGTTCTGTCGATAAACGCTTGCAGCATCCGCGGCGATATGCTGCTGCTGTATTTGTTGAGCACAGTAACAATAATGGTAAAACAAAAAATGCTGATGGTTAAAAATACACCCGAGATGTTCGAAAGAAAATCAACAGACACTTCCACCGACAGCAGTAACGACCTCGGGATATAGGATTTCATGAAAGGATATCTGAGATCAAAAAACCAAGTGATTAAAAGAAGTAATAACGTCCAAATGATAAACTTTGACATCTTTAAAAGGTTTTTTTGATTAAAAAACCACATCCTGATTTCAGATACCATATTTTCCTCCTGCATTAAAGCATTTTTTATCATCATTATCTTATCATATCTGCTTACATTTTATCCCGATCTCCTTACGATTAATAGCGGAATACGAAAAGGCCGTGAATGCATTCACGGCCTTTTTTATTTGAGGTCAACATCTCGGCGCAACAGCTCGGCTTTCAATCCCGGTGCCGCTATAAACGACTTCTGAAAACGTTTCTGATATCGATCACTCGGTCGATCACTTCATTAATCAACACGGCATAGTTTTCATGATTATCGAAGTCCAAGCCGCCGATATAATAAATAATTCTTGACGCTTTTTTATCGTCCAATCGTTGCCAATCCATAGCGAAGCCAAGTTCATTTTCGATGGCCTCGGACTCCGCGTGCAATCTGTTGAAAAGTTCCTTATTATCCTTGATACGAACTTCGATCCCGATACAGTTGCTTTTATTGACCAACGTAACGGATATATGCGCATCGCTTGTACCCAACGCGACATTGTACCAATGATCCGTCGTCGCTTTTCGTATATTAAACGGTTTATTCCTTGCCGCCACCATTTCATTAAATTGGGTCCAAAAGTTAAATCGTTCCGATTGCGCCTTGCTTAACTCGCCGTTGTCTCTGCTCACACTCGCCGTTTTAACAAAATCATTCGGCTTTTCGATAATGACAAATTGAGGGGCCGGCAAAGAGTCGCCGATTCTGAACGCGTGAATTTCCATCAGGAAAAAGGAAACGCCTTTCGTCATCTTATTGTTCAGCCATTCGATCGCGCTTCTGTGTTCTTCTCGCGCCTCTTTGACGATCCAAATCACGACATCGGCGTCCAATCCGGAAGCGTAGGTGATGATTTTACCCAGATGATCGTGATTGGTGGCCTCCAACTGATTTTCAATGACCACTGTAATCCCGGTGGTCTCATCTTTCGCCACTAAATCGCAACGATACGCGCCGACAAAGACCTCTTGATTTACATCGGTCAATGTCAAACCGATCTCATTGCTCAGCATTTCCATATTTTCTTCTTTGGCGAGCCATCCCGAGAAATCGTATTGCTCGTGCCTCCACAGTTCCCGGATATCGACTTCTTCCAATTTTCCCAGTTTCAATTTGTTCACGG
Above is a genomic segment from Negativicoccus succinicivorans containing:
- a CDS encoding TM2 domain-containing protein translates to MDENNRKSEQVNEEVDSSVMDDATAKETESQAEPVEERIIERTTIIKEVPVNKGVNRVVYILLAFFFGTIGVHRFYAGHAFAGICYLLCSIIGWSLTWFLGIGFIILGIELIFCLYDIVRAAFASADANGQIHV
- a CDS encoding DUF2254 domain-containing protein encodes the protein MVSEIRMWFFNQKNLLKMSKFIIWTLLLLLITWFFDLRYPFMKSYIPRSLLLSVEVSVDFLSNISGVFLTISIFCFTIIVTVLNKYSSSISPRMLQAFIDRTGVIGLYGVFVSGFFYSAISILLLQGLGPDQRVVAGSFGIAYLIIAMMGFITFSKQVIDNIKISNIIEAVYADCDKLIDEQVELRKKAEHYKEDEQATEIPIVAGSSGYLFKINEDDILKELKGIKAELVIDKRISEYAAEGESLGDLKIFQGELNTEKTEELKEKISALFLINMYNNEEEDYHQGIVKLTEIANMALSPGINDPNTAITCINKMSSLLGKLLATDNQFIVLKEGEDTKIIYQSYSVEDELYLAFSQIISYSGGDPMVTKAILQGIYIIYMMAGMSAKKDVKKFFDASYEILTENFSHEVHLNKFKAIKQKLEEHAA
- a CDS encoding DUF4268 domain-containing protein, whose product is MNKLKLGKLEEVDIRELWRHEQYDFSGWLAKEENMEMLSNEIGLTLTDVNQEVFVGAYRCDLVAKDETTGITVVIENQLEATNHDHLGKIITYASGLDADVVIWIVKEAREEHRSAIEWLNNKMTKGVSFFLMEIHAFRIGDSLPAPQFVIIEKPNDFVKTASVSRDNGELSKAQSERFNFWTQFNEMVAARNKPFNIRKATTDHWYNVALGTSDAHISVTLVNKSNCIGIEVRIKDNKELFNRLHAESEAIENELGFAMDWQRLDDKKASRIIYYIGGLDFDNHENYAVLINEVIDRVIDIRNVFRSRL